AATAGTGACTTATGAACAATTGTTAAGAGATGCTTCAAAAAAAGCTCTTGAAAAAGATAAAGAAATAGAAGCTGTTAAATTGCTTTTAATGGAATTATCTCATCAAGATCCACATGAATTTTATTTAAACTTAAAAAACGAAGTTGACGAAACTTTTAAAATAGATTTCATAAATAAATTAAATCAATATATACTCCAAGATATTCCAGTACAACACTTAATTGGTCATGCTTATTTTTATGGCCATGCTTTTGATGTTTCTAAAGATGTTTTAATACCAAGAAGTGAAACAGAAAGATTAGTTGAAGAAGTTTTATATTTATATGATACTTATTTTGACCAAAAAGAAGTCTTGGTTCTTGATCTTGGAACTGGTAGTGGGTGTATAGGAATCACGCTTGCATTAGAAGAAAGTCATATGAAGGTATCAATTAGTGATATTAGTTTAGATGCTCTAAAAATAGCTTCAAAAAATAAAGATAAATTAAAAGCTGATGTTAGTATTATTCATAGTGATTTATTTAAAAATATTAATCAAAAATTCGATATTATTGTATCAAATCCTCCATATATACCAGATGAAGAAGCTTTAGAAAATATTGTAAAAAAAGAACCTGATGTTGCATTATTCGGTGGACAATTAGGTGTTGATTTTTATGAAAAAATATTAAAAGATAT
The sequence above is drawn from the Mariniplasma anaerobium genome and encodes:
- the prmC gene encoding peptide chain release factor N(5)-glutamine methyltransferase codes for the protein MTYEQLLRDASKKALEKDKEIEAVKLLLMELSHQDPHEFYLNLKNEVDETFKIDFINKLNQYILQDIPVQHLIGHAYFYGHAFDVSKDVLIPRSETERLVEEVLYLYDTYFDQKEVLVLDLGTGSGCIGITLALEESHMKVSISDISLDALKIASKNKDKLKADVSIIHSDLFKNINQKFDIIVSNPPYIPDEEALENIVKKEPDVALFGGQLGVDFYEKILKDIKPFLKENSLIAFEHGYMQKDVIRGFAQKHLKEATIVQKKDLQQKDRFTFIGFGDVLK